From the genome of Halorussus sp. MSC15.2, one region includes:
- the trmB gene encoding HTH-type sugar sensing transcriptional regulator TrmB translates to MTSDDLRVTMEQVGDRFDLGEYEIDAYLTVLEHGDLTASQIADRTDIPQPRVYDTVRSLSDRGLVELRESRPMKVIAVDPEEAFSGVQTSLMDMVSELEARYTAPARDTEAVSLVKSRSTILRYLEEVIDAAEFELALSLTPDLLTRYEDELSAAIDTGVSIELLVTPASEAPDPDEFDYRDVATTARARRGITTPVIAVADGEYSIYATQDALRDDEDRYGVIFNRSALGFLVSGFFGTVLWTTAERTLAANGEDRPFPRRYSSIRRCVKELQELEGDFYATIEGRDIERGSSRVVRGEVVGFSFEAGERVAGMKIRTDDGVVTVGGQVAALEDVEAHEIRVGRNSPPEQ, encoded by the coding sequence ATGACCTCCGACGACTTGCGCGTGACCATGGAGCAGGTCGGCGACCGGTTCGACCTCGGGGAGTACGAAATCGACGCGTACCTCACCGTGCTCGAACACGGCGACCTGACCGCCAGCCAAATCGCCGACCGGACCGACATCCCGCAACCGCGGGTGTACGACACGGTCCGGAGCCTCAGCGACCGCGGACTCGTGGAACTGCGCGAGTCCCGACCGATGAAGGTCATCGCGGTGGACCCCGAGGAGGCGTTCTCCGGCGTCCAGACCTCGCTGATGGACATGGTCTCGGAGTTGGAGGCCCGGTACACGGCTCCCGCCCGCGATACCGAGGCCGTCTCGCTGGTCAAGTCGCGCTCGACAATCCTCCGGTACCTCGAAGAGGTCATCGACGCGGCCGAGTTCGAACTCGCGCTGTCGCTGACGCCCGACCTCCTGACCCGATACGAGGACGAACTCAGCGCCGCCATCGACACGGGCGTCAGCATCGAACTGCTGGTCACGCCCGCCTCGGAAGCGCCCGACCCCGACGAGTTCGACTACCGCGACGTGGCGACGACGGCCCGCGCTCGGCGAGGCATCACCACGCCGGTCATCGCCGTCGCGGACGGCGAGTACTCCATCTACGCCACCCAAGACGCCCTCCGGGACGACGAGGACCGATACGGCGTCATCTTCAACCGCTCGGCGCTGGGCTTCCTCGTCTCCGGGTTCTTCGGCACCGTCCTCTGGACCACCGCCGAACGCACCCTCGCCGCCAACGGCGAGGACCGCCCGTTCCCCCGACGCTACTCGTCCATCCGGCGCTGCGTCAAGGAACTGCAGGAACTCGAGGGCGACTTCTACGCGACGATAGAGGGCCGGGACATCGAGCGGGGGTCCTCGCGCGTCGTGCGAGGCGAAGTGGTCGGCTTCTCGTTCGAGGCGGGCGAGCGCGTCGCCGGGATGAAGATTCGGACGGACGACGGCGTCGTCACGGTCGGCGGGCAGGTCGCGGCACTGGAGGACGTGGAGGCTCACGAAATCCGGGTCGGGCGGAACAGTCCGCCCGAGCAGTGA
- a CDS encoding aldo/keto reductase, which yields MEYTNLGDTGLEVSRFCLGCMNFGSDREWMIGDEEKSREIIDRAIDLGINFLDTANVYSQGESEEIVGRAIEEYDREQLVIATKVYGSMGEGPNKQGLSRKHVLDQVEGSLERLGTDYIDLYQIHRWDESTPIAETLHALDHLVETGKVRYIGASTMASWQFTKALYESDLNDYARFTCMQPQYNLVDRQEEENVLPVCADEGIGVIPWSPLGGGFLTGKYDRDSEPESGRAATDEHTYERFTDENWAVLDAVRELADEKDVTPAQVSLSWLLHEEVVDAPIVGPRSIDHLEENVAALDVSLSDDERARLEAPKDPVWSRDIADT from the coding sequence ATGGAGTACACGAACCTCGGCGACACGGGTCTCGAAGTCTCTCGGTTCTGCCTCGGATGCATGAACTTCGGGAGCGACCGCGAGTGGATGATTGGCGACGAGGAGAAGAGCCGCGAGATAATCGACCGCGCCATCGACCTCGGCATCAACTTCCTCGACACGGCGAACGTCTACTCTCAGGGCGAGAGCGAGGAGATAGTCGGTCGGGCCATCGAGGAGTACGACCGCGAGCAACTGGTAATCGCGACGAAAGTCTACGGGTCAATGGGCGAGGGACCGAACAAACAGGGTCTCTCGCGCAAGCACGTCCTCGACCAAGTGGAGGGGAGCCTCGAACGCCTCGGCACCGACTACATCGACCTCTACCAGATTCACCGCTGGGACGAGTCCACGCCGATAGCGGAGACGCTCCACGCGCTCGACCACCTCGTGGAGACCGGAAAAGTGCGGTACATCGGAGCCTCCACGATGGCGTCGTGGCAGTTCACGAAGGCGCTCTACGAGAGCGACCTGAACGACTACGCCCGGTTCACGTGCATGCAACCACAGTACAATCTGGTTGACCGCCAAGAGGAGGAGAACGTCCTCCCGGTCTGTGCCGACGAGGGAATCGGCGTCATCCCGTGGAGTCCGCTCGGCGGCGGGTTCCTGACGGGCAAGTACGACCGCGATTCGGAACCCGAATCGGGCCGGGCGGCCACCGACGAACACACCTACGAGCGATTCACCGACGAGAACTGGGCGGTGCTGGACGCGGTTCGAGAGCTAGCCGACGAGAAGGACGTCACGCCCGCGCAGGTCAGTCTCTCGTGGTTGCTTCACGAGGAAGTCGTGGACGCGCCCATCGTCGGTCCCCGCAGTATCGACCACTTGGAGGAGAACGTCGCGGCACTCGACGTCTCGCTCTCTGACGACGAGAGAGCGCGACTCGAAGCGCCGAAAGACCCGGTGTGGTCCCGAGATATCGCGGACACGTAA